A window of the Bradyrhizobium ottawaense genome harbors these coding sequences:
- a CDS encoding GNAT family N-acetyltransferase, which yields MTIVWSDSRAEVDWHELEALYRAAPLGNKNADDLQVVFGNSMFCCFAREGGRLVGAGRVLADGRDCAYLCDIAVLPSHQGVGLGKQIIERLIVQSQSHAKIILYSVAGREPLYAKFGFLRMKTAMAIFRNRQAAIERGLLSET from the coding sequence ATGACGATCGTGTGGAGCGACAGCCGCGCCGAAGTCGACTGGCACGAGCTTGAAGCGCTGTATCGGGCAGCGCCACTTGGAAACAAGAACGCCGACGATCTCCAGGTGGTTTTTGGCAACAGCATGTTCTGCTGCTTCGCCCGCGAGGGAGGCCGGCTTGTTGGCGCCGGCCGGGTCTTGGCCGACGGCCGCGATTGCGCCTATCTCTGCGACATTGCCGTATTGCCTAGTCATCAAGGCGTAGGTCTCGGAAAACAGATCATCGAAAGACTGATAGTCCAATCGCAATCACACGCGAAGATCATTCTCTATTCGGTCGCCGGCCGTGAGCCGTTGTACGCAAAATTCGGCTTCCTGCGGATGAAGACAGCGATGGCGATTTTCAGAAACCGGCAAGCCGCCATCGAGAGAGGGCTGCTGTCCGAGACTTGA
- a CDS encoding malonyl-CoA decarboxylase, translating into MANAFFSDLLSTISERGRTLLRRGGSSNARQDASELLELCEALLSGRGEASGIAIARDVFDGYRELDAAGRQSFFAALARDYGPDREKLSQAIESWRAQPSDDDASDLHFASEPRRQELIRRLNRAPGGTSELVSMRADLLSLMKGNKDLAALDRDVVHLLSSWFNRGFLVLRRIDWSTPANILEQIIRYEAVHEIRDWNDLRRRIDPIDRRCYAFFHPQLSDEPLIFVEVALTEAIPTAIAPLLAAERQLVPVERARTAVFYSISNTQKGLGGISFGSFLIKQVVEELRRELPKLDTFITLSPVPGFMSWLKQAEDVPVSDEERTLLENLDKPDWFENAELTAQLRGVLEPLAAYYFLKARTAKGRLIDSVARFHIGNGARLEKIDWLGDLSPKGLRESAGIMVNYLYRLDDIEKNHEAYANQGEIAASSAVKKLLKTEGRRLLDMRLS; encoded by the coding sequence ATGGCCAACGCCTTTTTCTCCGATCTTCTCTCGACGATTTCCGAGCGCGGCCGCACGCTGCTCCGGCGCGGCGGCTCTTCCAACGCCAGGCAGGACGCCTCCGAACTGCTGGAGCTGTGCGAGGCGCTGCTGTCGGGCCGCGGCGAGGCGTCCGGCATCGCCATCGCGCGCGACGTGTTCGACGGTTACCGCGAACTCGATGCCGCCGGACGGCAGTCGTTCTTTGCGGCACTGGCCCGCGACTACGGCCCGGATCGCGAAAAGCTGTCGCAGGCGATCGAGAGCTGGCGCGCGCAGCCGAGCGACGACGATGCCAGCGATCTGCATTTTGCGTCCGAGCCGCGGCGCCAGGAGCTGATCCGCCGGCTCAACCGTGCGCCGGGCGGCACCAGCGAACTGGTTTCGATGCGCGCCGACCTGCTTTCGCTGATGAAGGGCAACAAGGATCTGGCGGCGCTCGACCGCGATGTCGTGCATCTGCTGTCGTCCTGGTTCAACAGGGGATTTCTCGTGCTGCGCAGGATAGACTGGTCGACGCCGGCGAATATTCTGGAACAGATCATCCGTTACGAGGCGGTGCACGAAATCCGCGACTGGAACGACCTGCGCCGCCGCATCGATCCGATCGACCGGCGCTGCTACGCCTTCTTCCATCCGCAGCTTTCGGACGAGCCGCTGATCTTCGTCGAGGTCGCGCTGACCGAGGCGATCCCGACCGCGATCGCGCCATTGCTGGCCGCCGAGCGGCAACTGGTGCCGGTCGAGCGCGCCCGCACCGCCGTGTTCTATTCGATCTCCAACACCCAGAAGGGCCTCGGCGGCATTTCCTTCGGCAGCTTCCTGATCAAACAGGTGGTCGAGGAATTGCGGCGCGAATTGCCCAAGCTCGATACGTTCATCACGCTGTCGCCGGTGCCGGGCTTCATGAGCTGGCTGAAGCAGGCCGAAGACGTTCCGGTCAGCGACGAGGAACGGACGCTGCTGGAAAACCTCGACAAGCCGGACTGGTTCGAAAATGCGGAACTGACCGCGCAACTGCGTGGCGTGCTGGAACCGTTGGCAGCGTATTATTTCCTGAAAGCGCGGACGGCGAAGGGCCGTCTGATCGATTCGGTGGCGCGCTTCCATATCGGCAACGGCGCGCGGCTGGAGAAGATCGACTGGCTCGGCGACCTCTCGCCCAAGGGCCTGCGCGAATCCGCAGGGATCATGGTCAATTATCTCTATCGCCTCGACGACATCGAGAAGAACCACGAGGCCTATGCCAACCAGGGCGAGATCGCGGCTTCGAGCGCGGTGAAGAAATTACTCAAGACCGAAGGCCGAAGGCTGCTGGATATGCGGCTGTCCTGA
- a CDS encoding AraC family transcriptional regulator, with product MNIAEKPIAAILGRRISTGDGIHMIAKTYEKGVRLDTHMHREAQLVYAARGTMQVTTPKGRWLVPPDRAVWVPALLPHAIDVLADIEMRTLYFDLAWLKREQRSASLDAEFVVRVSPLLHQAILALFDDHTTSERTALLVRLTMLELHQAEDSATFIPLPHEPRCRRAADIVLADPTGDHEIETLARTVGTSARTLSRLFAAETQLSFKSWCQRARIAAAIEKLSTDVNLSVKQLASDLGYASVPAFSHAFRQVTGKTPTAFAEKA from the coding sequence ATGAATATCGCCGAAAAGCCAATTGCCGCCATACTCGGGCGTCGCATCTCGACCGGCGACGGCATCCACATGATCGCCAAAACCTACGAAAAAGGCGTCCGGCTCGACACCCACATGCACCGCGAGGCGCAACTGGTGTATGCCGCCCGCGGCACCATGCAGGTGACGACGCCAAAAGGCCGCTGGCTGGTGCCGCCGGATCGCGCGGTCTGGGTCCCGGCGCTGCTGCCGCATGCCATCGACGTGCTGGCCGACATCGAAATGCGGACGCTCTATTTCGATCTGGCGTGGCTGAAACGCGAGCAGCGTAGCGCCAGCCTGGATGCGGAATTCGTGGTGCGGGTATCGCCGCTGCTGCACCAGGCGATCCTGGCGCTGTTCGACGACCACACGACGTCAGAACGGACCGCCCTCCTCGTTCGGCTGACGATGCTGGAGCTGCATCAGGCCGAAGATTCGGCGACCTTCATCCCGCTGCCGCATGAGCCGCGCTGCCGCCGCGCCGCCGATATCGTGCTGGCGGACCCAACCGGCGACCACGAGATCGAGACGCTGGCGCGCACGGTCGGCACCTCGGCGCGGACGCTGTCACGGCTGTTCGCGGCCGAGACGCAACTGAGCTTTAAGAGCTGGTGCCAGCGCGCCCGCATCGCCGCCGCCATTGAGAAGCTGTCGACCGACGTCAACCTCTCGGTCAAGCAGCTCGCCTCCGACCTCGGTTATGCCAGCGTGCCGGCGTTTTCCCACGCCTTCCGGCAGGTTACCGGCAAAACGCCGACGGCGTTTGCGGAAAAGGCGTGA